Part of the bacterium genome is shown below.
TAAACGCGGACGCACCCCTGGCACCCTTGGACTTATCGGTGATAGCAATAACAGTGTAAATCTCGGCCTCACCACCGTTGGTGATCCACTGTTTGGTCCCGTTAAGGATATAGGAACCACCATCCTTGACGGCCGTCGTCCTGACTCCGCCTGCGTCGCTGCCTGCGTTGGCCTCAGTCAGACCGAAGGCAGCCAGTTTTTCCCCGGAGGCGATATCTGGAAGGTATTTACTTTTCTGTTCTTCGTTGCCGTACAAAAGGATGGGGTAAGCGCCCAACCCCGAGGCGGCGAAGCTTACAGAAACAGCCAGACACGCTGTGGACAGTTCCTCAACTGCGATAGTAGTGTCGAGTGTGCCAAGACCCATCCCGCCATACTCCTCCGGGATGTTAATACCGAAGAGATCTGACTGTCCGCAGATCTTCAGGATCTCCGTGGGGAACTCCTGGGTTTCGTCCAGTTCCTCCCGGACAGGAACAATCTTCTCCTGAGCGATCTGCCGGGCTATTTCCTGGATGGCTTGCTGCTCTTCTGTAAAAAAGTAGTCCATTTAGAACCTCCATGCCTTCCTTCAAGACTGAATTTTCCCTGCTCTCTTCCTGGGACCAGGTCGAAGACAACGTAATGAAAAAAATATTGATTAAAGTGTTTTACCAGCGGACCAGAACGGCCCCCCATGTGAGTCCGCCGCCAAAAGCCTCAAGAAGTACCATGTCGCCTTTTTTGATCCGTTTGCTTCGTACCGCTGCGTCGAGGGCCAACGGTACCGATGCGGCTGAAGTGTTGCCATGTATGTCAACGGTGACGATGACCTTCTCCATGGGTAATTTAAGCTTCCTGGCGGTGGCCTGGATTATCCTCAGGTTGGCCTGGTGGGGAACCAGGAAATCAATGTCCTCCTCACCGAGGCCATTTGCTTCCATAACCTCGTCAACAACCTCGCTCAGTCGGGTAACAGCCACCTTGAAAACCTCGTGACCGCGCATCTTGAGCGTGTTGAGCTTCTGATCAATGGCTTCCTTGGAGATGGGCATCCTTGACACACCGGCCGGCACGTAAAGGAGCTCTGCCATGCTTCCATCGCTATGGAGATGGGTCGAAATGATGCCCCTTTCCGAATCCTCCCCCGGTACGAGCACTGCCGCTCCGGCGCCGTCGCCGAAAAGTATGCAGGTGTCCCTGTCCTCCCAATCCAGAAACTTGCTGAGCACCTCCGCTCCTATTACAAGCACCTTCTGGTAGGTACCGGTCTTAATGAAAAGATCCCCTACTGTCAGAGCATAGATGAATCCGGTACAGGCCGCCTCCAGATCAAAAGCTGCCGCCTTGGCAGCTCCCAGGTTCCGCTGGACAAAACCCGCAGTTGAAGGGAAATAATGATCAGGGGTCAGGGTCGCCACGATTATCAGGTCCAGTTCCGCCGGGTCCACTCCCGCCATCTCCAGGGCAGCTCGTGCCGCCTTGGTGGCCAGGTCGGAGGTAGCTTCTTCGGGCGACGCCAAATGCCTTTCGCGGATACCTGTCCTGGAAATGATCCAGTCAGCAGAGGTATCGATCATTTTCTCCAGGTCGAAGTTGGTCAGAACCTTCTCCGGAAGGTATGACCCTGTTCCCGCAATAACCGTTCTGGTATTCATGGATGCGATATCAGTCACCCCTGTCTGGGGAATTCGAGTCTTTCAGGTCCATGTCCATCTTTTTTTCCTTTATATGATCGATGACCTGATGGACCTTTTCCCCGAAACTCTGCCGGAGCTCCGCACTGGATTCCACCTCTTCACGGACACGCATGGCCACCTTCGTCCTTGCATAGTCGAAGGAGATCCTGATGGCGTTCTTGATCGCTACCGGGTTGGAGCGGCCATGGGCGATCACCCCTATACCGTCAAGTCCAAGGAGGAGGGCGCCCCCGGTCTCGGAATAATCAAACCGCTGCTTGAAGCGCTTTAAGGCAGGCCGCATGAAAAGGTAACCGAAGCGTCCCAGCAGTGAGGCCTTGATCTCCGCTTTCAATCGGGTAGCGAGGACCTGAACCACACCTTCCCCTGTCTTGAGCGCAACATTTCCCACGAAACCATCACATACGATAACGTCCACAACATCATTGAAGATGTCCCCTCCCTCGACGTTACCGTGAAAGTTGAGGTCGCTCTTTTTCAGTATCTTGTAGGTGGTCCTGACAACCTCGTTCCCCTTCCCAGCCTCTTCACCGATACTCAGGAGCCCGACTTTGGGACGGTCTATACCGAGGGCGTAACGGGCAAGAGCATGGCCCATGAAAGCGAACTGCACAAGATTGTGCACCTTGCTGTCAACGTTGGCTCCAGCGTCGAGAAGAACAACTTTTCCGTTTGCCGTGGGGAGGACCGATCCGATACAAGGCCTGTCCACGCCGGGCAGTGTGCCCAGGACGATGAGTCCTGCGAGCATTGCTGCACCGCTATTGCCCGCTGACATGGCGGCGTCGGCTTCGCCTGACTGGACCAGTTCAAAGATCCGCTTGATGGAGGCATCGTGTTTGTGGTTCAGGGCCTTGCGGGGAAACTCATCCATGCGCACGACCTCTGAGGCGTGCTTGATGATGATCTTCCCCTCGGGATGGGAATGATTTGCCAGAAGAGGCTCGATCACTTCCCGGTCACCCACCAGGATGACCGTACAATCGAGTTCGCGCACGGCAAGTGCAGCTCCCTCAACGACAGCTTGGGGAGCGTGGTCGCCTCCCATGGCATCAACTGCGATCTTCACGGCTGTCTATCCGAGGGCTTTTCAGACCTCTTTGATCTCCATAACCTTCCGGTCACGGTAGAATCCACAGTGGTTGCAGACCCTGTGGGGCATCTTGGCCTCCCCGCACTTTGAACACACGCTCGTAGCAGGTGATGGCAGGGCATCGTGAGACCGCCTTCGTCTCGTGCGGGATTTTGCCATTTTTTGCTTTGGGACTGGCATAGTATTCTCCTTCTCCTAGCCTAATGCACACCTTGGTGCCCGGCTCATTTCTTATGGTCAATCTGAAATTTAAGATCTTTGAGGGCGCTCCACCGCGGATCGGTTTCCGGCTCGCATCCACAGGTTCCCAATGTCTTATCCGTTCCGCATTCAGGACAGATCCCGCGGCAGTCGTCCTGGCACAGCGGTTTCATCGGAAGGCTGAGGGAGATCTGCTCCGCGGCAAGGTGACCTATATCCAGGGTATCACCGCGAAAGAACGCAACATCAAGATCGTCCGAACCCAGTTCTTTTTCATGGGCAGTTCTATCCAGATCCAGAACAGGCCTGAGTTCAATATCAACCTTTTCATGGATCTCGGCAATAAAATCCTTCAGGCAGCGGGCACACGTTAACTGTACTTTACCACCGACATTTCCGCGAACAAAAACCTCTTGTCCTATTTTCTTTATCTGAAGGGAACCTTTAACCGGTCCCAGGATATTCATTTCCTGGACTGCCGGATCATCGGAATCCAGTTCAAGCTCAATTTCCATTTCCTCCTGGAGTATATCCTCAAGATGTATCAGCATTATAGTCCTCCGAAGGTGAATAGAAATAGATACCGGATGAATAACCCTTTGTCAATTGAGGAACATGAGCTTGTGAATAGGTTAACTTCCGTGATTGGTGACTGGTGATTCGTGATTAGAAAAATAGCTGATCCCATGAGAGCGGTTATTTTTACCGCAGAGGACGCGGAGGAGGTCCCAGGTCCAGGGGAAAAAACATTTCCCTTGATTGCGACAAAAACCTTAACGCAGAGGGCCGCCCATTAAGAGGCACCTTGTCAAGGCACAAAAAAATT
Proteins encoded:
- a CDS encoding ketoacyl-ACP synthase III — its product is MNTRTVIAGTGSYLPEKVLTNFDLEKMIDTSADWIISRTGIRERHLASPEEATSDLATKAARAALEMAGVDPAELDLIIVATLTPDHYFPSTAGFVQRNLGAAKAAAFDLEAACTGFIYALTVGDLFIKTGTYQKVLVIGAEVLSKFLDWEDRDTCILFGDGAGAAVLVPGEDSERGIISTHLHSDGSMAELLYVPAGVSRMPISKEAIDQKLNTLKMRGHEVFKVAVTRLSEVVDEVMEANGLGEEDIDFLVPHQANLRIIQATARKLKLPMEKVIVTVDIHGNTSAASVPLALDAAVRSKRIKKGDMVLLEAFGGGLTWGAVLVRW
- the rpmF gene encoding 50S ribosomal protein L32 codes for the protein MPVPKQKMAKSRTRRRRSHDALPSPATSVCSKCGEAKMPHRVCNHCGFYRDRKVMEIKEV
- a CDS encoding DUF177 domain-containing protein, whose translation is MLIHLEDILQEEMEIELELDSDDPAVQEMNILGPVKGSLQIKKIGQEVFVRGNVGGKVQLTCARCLKDFIAEIHEKVDIELRPVLDLDRTAHEKELGSDDLDVAFFRGDTLDIGHLAAEQISLSLPMKPLCQDDCRGICPECGTDKTLGTCGCEPETDPRWSALKDLKFQIDHKK